In Candidatus Nitronauta litoralis, one DNA window encodes the following:
- a CDS encoding alginate export family protein yields MKRNFLTALSLSVVMVGGMVANAAAADITFGGQLRPRFEVFEQNDFNDVTNPTYMISTRIRLNVNAKINDKTSAFIQMQARGVYGAGGSGITAGGIPAPLHGDRNAAVPSDGVTDVGLHQAYFILNDFFGAPVDLKFGRQEIVLDGHRLFGNTGWTQGAQTHDAIRLDHHHGEHTISYMFIKGTETTAAVPTTVGANVGAPALGGAAPGAAIFGLGTCGGAGTDIDDDCDRNDHVVHANLKGILGGALSLYFVATDDNSFNAPLLLTAGGLTPGSALPGSGLNMDNDIYTIGARQAGQLFGIDYRLEGYYQFGEAEGVAAAAGGALGGALGTATAFSTALTTAAGTAANPLNARLTTASATGLTQLANYGAGGTSGVDRGAYMFGARIGKTFNNVMWKPSFTLWYDHLSGTDLDDVADNDFSTFDTLYDTGHKFYGFMDLYLNPNGADTAYLGLQDLAAKMSIKPMANLTLKADIHAMWTETDIADDLNDLGIANGTAAVTALGAVGGLAAGNTTVVGDLDSHLGEELDLTAVYKYNPNTTISVGYSHFWADDTFHLVNARNTSAAVPPNSTNDDDANWAYVQFDVKF; encoded by the coding sequence ATGAAAAGAAATTTCTTGACCGCACTGTCTCTGTCCGTAGTTATGGTCGGTGGCATGGTCGCAAATGCGGCGGCGGCTGATATCACCTTTGGTGGTCAGTTGCGGCCTCGCTTTGAAGTTTTCGAGCAGAACGACTTCAATGACGTAACCAATCCGACTTACATGATCAGTACCCGGATCCGGTTGAACGTCAACGCAAAGATTAATGACAAGACCAGCGCATTCATTCAGATGCAGGCGCGTGGTGTTTACGGTGCTGGTGGTAGTGGTATTACCGCTGGCGGTATCCCTGCTCCATTGCACGGTGACCGTAATGCCGCAGTTCCAAGTGATGGTGTGACCGATGTAGGTCTGCATCAGGCTTATTTCATCCTGAATGATTTCTTCGGCGCTCCTGTTGACCTGAAATTCGGTCGTCAGGAAATCGTACTCGACGGTCACCGCCTGTTCGGTAACACCGGTTGGACCCAGGGTGCACAGACCCACGATGCAATCCGCCTGGATCATCACCATGGTGAGCACACCATTTCCTACATGTTCATCAAGGGAACTGAAACCACTGCAGCGGTACCAACAACTGTTGGTGCTAACGTAGGTGCTCCGGCTCTCGGTGGTGCAGCTCCTGGTGCAGCTATTTTCGGACTTGGTACTTGTGGCGGCGCGGGCACAGACATTGATGACGATTGTGACCGGAACGACCATGTTGTTCACGCTAACCTGAAAGGCATCCTCGGCGGCGCACTGTCTCTGTACTTTGTTGCTACCGACGATAACTCTTTCAACGCACCACTTCTTTTGACTGCTGGTGGTTTGACTCCTGGTTCAGCTCTGCCTGGTTCTGGCCTGAACATGGATAACGACATCTACACCATTGGTGCACGTCAGGCTGGTCAGCTCTTCGGTATCGACTATCGCCTCGAAGGTTACTACCAGTTTGGTGAAGCTGAAGGTGTAGCTGCTGCCGCTGGTGGCGCTCTCGGTGGAGCTTTGGGAACGGCAACTGCTTTCTCAACTGCTTTGACCACCGCTGCTGGTACTGCTGCTAACCCGCTGAATGCACGTCTGACGACTGCTAGCGCTACTGGCCTGACTCAGCTGGCTAACTACGGTGCTGGCGGAACTTCTGGTGTTGATCGTGGCGCATACATGTTTGGTGCGCGTATCGGGAAGACCTTCAACAACGTAATGTGGAAGCCTTCATTCACTCTCTGGTACGATCACCTTTCTGGTACCGATCTGGATGACGTAGCTGATAACGACTTTTCCACATTCGACACTCTGTATGACACCGGTCATAAGTTCTACGGTTTCATGGATCTGTATCTCAACCCGAACGGTGCGGATACCGCATATCTTGGTTTGCAGGATCTTGCTGCCAAGATGTCCATCAAGCCTATGGCTAACTTGACCTTGAAGGCTGACATCCACGCTATGTGGACAGAAACTGACATCGCTGATGACCTGAACGACCTCGGTATCGCAAATGGTACTGCGGCTGTTACAGCTCTGGGCGCGGTTGGTGGTCTGGCTGCTGGTAACACCACTGTAGTTGGCGATCTCGACAGCCACCTGGGTGAAGAGCTCGATCTGACTGCAGTTTACAAGTACAACCCAAACACCACGATTTCTGTTGGTTACTCGCACTTCTGGGCTGACGACACTTTCCATCTCGTCAATGCACGGAACACGTCTGCGGCAGTTCCTCCGAACTCCACCAACGACGACGATGCGAACTGGGCTTATGTACAGTTTGATGTCAAGTTCTAA
- a CDS encoding PAS domain S-box protein, with translation MEIMTHDNLDTVLDLLNEAVFVYNPDMRITHFNAAAEKITGHKKNQVLGEKCVVIFDKGLCINNCELCMTVKDGENQKVEFRSPFMRSDGTRRMGEFQAGHLSLSLNDEPHVLVSLNDITELNRLRNELKSIHSFRNLVGKSPVMRDLYQSIRNVAEYDSTVCLFGESGTGKELVARAIHYESPRAEMPLVKVNCSALSDHLLESELFGHVKGAFTGAVRDRRGKFEEAEGGTLFLDEIGDLNERVQVKLLRVLQEKEIERVGENMIRKVNLRIIVATHKNLEKEVAEGRFREDLFYRLNVIPLHLPPLRERREDIPMLADHFIKTWNGSHTKKIEGISNQALGLLMEHPWPGNIRELENTIEHACVKTGDEELQPSDLPSTLHTATETSGPARMRKPRRRLTKKQIIETLRECDQNQTRAAEQLGIHRITLWRKMKENNIAG, from the coding sequence ATGGAAATCATGACCCACGATAATCTTGACACGGTGTTAGACCTGCTTAATGAAGCTGTGTTTGTTTACAACCCGGATATGAGGATCACCCATTTTAACGCCGCGGCTGAGAAAATAACCGGCCATAAGAAGAACCAGGTGCTGGGGGAAAAATGCGTAGTCATTTTCGACAAAGGACTTTGTATCAATAATTGCGAGTTGTGCATGACAGTGAAGGATGGAGAAAACCAGAAAGTGGAATTCCGTTCCCCATTCATGCGAAGCGACGGCACAAGGCGGATGGGCGAATTCCAGGCCGGGCACCTGTCATTATCACTTAACGATGAACCGCATGTGCTGGTATCGTTAAACGACATCACCGAACTTAATAGACTGCGCAACGAACTGAAATCGATCCACTCCTTTCGCAACCTGGTCGGCAAAAGCCCGGTCATGCGCGACCTCTATCAATCCATCCGCAACGTTGCGGAATACGATTCCACCGTCTGCCTGTTTGGCGAAAGCGGCACGGGCAAGGAACTGGTGGCGCGCGCCATCCACTATGAAAGCCCGCGAGCCGAAATGCCGCTGGTCAAGGTCAATTGCTCAGCGTTGTCTGACCACCTGCTGGAGTCAGAACTATTTGGCCATGTGAAAGGCGCATTTACCGGGGCCGTGCGTGACCGGCGGGGAAAATTTGAAGAAGCGGAGGGCGGCACCCTGTTCCTTGATGAAATAGGCGATCTCAACGAGCGTGTACAGGTGAAACTCTTACGCGTCCTGCAGGAAAAAGAAATTGAACGCGTGGGTGAAAATATGATCCGCAAGGTCAACCTGCGTATCATCGTCGCCACGCATAAAAACCTGGAGAAAGAAGTGGCGGAAGGACGTTTCCGTGAAGACCTGTTTTACAGGCTGAACGTAATCCCCCTCCACCTGCCGCCCTTGAGGGAACGACGGGAAGACATCCCCATGCTGGCCGACCACTTCATAAAAACCTGGAACGGATCGCACACCAAAAAAATCGAAGGGATTTCCAACCAGGCCCTGGGATTGCTCATGGAACATCCCTGGCCGGGCAACATCCGTGAATTGGAAAACACAATTGAGCACGCCTGCGTTAAAACCGGCGACGAGGAATTACAACCATCCGACCTGCCAAGCACACTTCATACGGCGACAGAAACCAGCGGTCCCGCCCGCATGCGCAAACCACGCCGCCGGCTGACCAAAAAGCAGATTATAGAAACCCTAAGGGAATGCGACCAGAACCAGACCCGCGCTGCTGAACAGCTCGGCATCCACCGCATCACCCTCTGGCGCAAGATGAAAGAAAATAATATTGCAGGATAA
- a CDS encoding PAS domain S-box protein: MSFDTKNIPELTVEMILNAVDEGIFGLNLEGKTTFCNEQAARLLGYEVIEILGQPQHILIHSKYPDGTPYDRKNCPIYAAFSDGQAHHICDEVFWKKDGTPLPVEYKSSPILKKNKVIGVVVTFKSIEKELKSEGERNQALLKLNTREKELETILDTIIDGLITIDKSGNIKQINKAAEKMFGYPSKDVIGKNVKMLMPAPYSAEHDEYLKNYLKSGVAKIIGIGREVIGKRKDGSTFPMELGVSEITTDEGRMFVGITKDLTSLKQAMEEQARLASVVENTDDAVIGTLLDGTITLWNRAARTVFGFIETEIIGQHYSKLVPEEYKNEPAYLIESVKRGQVLTNFETKRLRKDGTEIEVALTLSPFHDSQGKIIGISSIARDIRQQKQMLKEKEDLIEKLETATLSDSLTGLLNRRGFYQRLEYERARFRRNHRPFSILILDIDHFKKINDSFGHNTGDYVLKELSRKLKANTREMDTVCRWGGEEFLVLLVESEISGARLYAEKLRSSIESMSLEFDGHKISITSSFGVCEIETPDSNIEKYIKLADDRLYQAKSQGRNRVVSS; this comes from the coding sequence TTGAGTTTCGACACAAAAAATATTCCCGAATTAACCGTAGAGATGATCCTGAATGCAGTTGATGAAGGGATTTTTGGGTTGAACCTTGAAGGGAAAACCACTTTTTGTAATGAACAGGCAGCCAGACTATTAGGATATGAGGTAATTGAAATACTGGGGCAACCCCAGCACATTCTCATTCATAGTAAATATCCTGACGGGACACCCTACGACCGCAAAAACTGCCCCATATATGCCGCCTTTAGTGATGGACAGGCACACCATATTTGCGATGAGGTCTTTTGGAAGAAGGACGGAACCCCGCTCCCTGTGGAGTACAAAAGTAGCCCCATATTAAAAAAAAACAAAGTCATTGGAGTAGTTGTCACATTTAAAAGTATCGAAAAAGAACTAAAATCAGAAGGAGAGCGCAATCAGGCACTTTTAAAACTCAACACCCGCGAGAAGGAACTGGAAACCATACTGGACACAATCATCGATGGCCTGATTACGATTGATAAATCCGGGAACATCAAGCAAATAAACAAAGCCGCAGAAAAGATGTTCGGCTACCCATCAAAAGACGTTATTGGTAAAAATGTCAAAATGCTGATGCCGGCCCCCTACTCTGCTGAACACGATGAGTACCTGAAAAACTATTTGAAATCGGGAGTAGCCAAAATCATCGGAATCGGGCGGGAGGTCATTGGCAAGAGAAAAGACGGCTCTACCTTTCCCATGGAACTGGGTGTTTCCGAAATAACCACCGACGAGGGTCGAATGTTTGTTGGCATTACAAAAGACCTCACAAGCCTGAAACAAGCCATGGAAGAGCAAGCCAGGCTGGCCTCTGTCGTTGAAAATACAGACGATGCTGTAATTGGCACTCTCCTCGACGGTACGATTACTCTATGGAATCGTGCTGCCAGAACCGTTTTTGGATTCATCGAAACAGAAATCATCGGACAACATTATTCCAAACTGGTTCCAGAGGAATATAAGAATGAACCGGCCTACCTTATTGAATCGGTAAAACGGGGACAGGTTCTGACCAATTTCGAAACGAAAAGACTCCGTAAAGATGGGACGGAAATCGAAGTCGCCCTGACCCTGTCCCCTTTTCATGATTCTCAAGGCAAAATTATTGGTATTTCATCTATAGCCCGCGATATCCGACAGCAAAAACAAATGCTGAAAGAAAAAGAAGACCTCATTGAAAAGCTGGAGACAGCAACTCTTTCGGATTCCTTAACCGGGCTCCTGAATCGACGGGGATTCTACCAGAGGCTTGAATATGAGCGGGCTCGTTTCCGTCGAAATCATCGCCCTTTTTCCATCCTCATATTGGACATCGATCATTTCAAAAAAATAAATGACTCGTTTGGGCATAACACCGGTGACTATGTATTAAAAGAATTGTCCCGCAAACTCAAAGCCAATACCCGGGAAATGGACACCGTTTGCCGCTGGGGAGGAGAGGAATTCCTGGTTCTTCTAGTAGAAAGCGAAATCAGCGGCGCCCGGTTATACGCTGAAAAACTGAGATCCTCCATAGAAAGTATGAGCCTTGAATTTGATGGGCACAAAATCAGTATCACCTCAAGTTTCGGTGTCTGTGAAATAGAAACCCCGGATTCCAATATTGAAAAGTACATCAAACTCGCAGACGACCGCCTTTACCAGGCAAAATCACAGGGACGTAACAGGGTCGTATCTTCTTGA
- a CDS encoding molybdopterin molybdotransferase MoeA — protein sequence MITVEDALASILGKINFKGIERVSLEQALGRILAEDVVSGRNNPPLDNSAMDGYALIAEDVKDAGPENPIRLKMSDSIAAGYESDRTLKRGEAFRIMTGAPVPRGADCVIMQEDTEKDGDDILCLDKADIGENIRRAGEDVRVGETVIEKGTQLLPSHIGMLAVVGRSSIAVAQKPTVAVLSTGDEIVDLDGDATGPRIYNSNGYMLSAQIKAAGADPVYLGIAQDTEEDLMKHFEWALKCDVLVSSGGVSVGDYDLVKASLDKLGNEMSFWKVAMKPGKPLAFGRIGPRPVFGLPGNPVSSFVSFEQFVRPALRKMMGASQLTLKQVQARLTETITKRTKRLHFMSAQLESDNGEYSVSPAKEQGSGVLKSAMNANGLLVFPLEREEIKSGETVSVQMLEA from the coding sequence ATGATTACTGTAGAGGATGCGCTTGCCAGCATCCTTGGAAAAATAAATTTTAAAGGGATCGAACGCGTTTCGCTTGAGCAGGCCTTGGGCCGCATCCTGGCTGAAGACGTGGTGTCGGGCCGAAACAACCCGCCACTCGACAACTCGGCAATGGACGGCTATGCCCTCATTGCGGAGGACGTGAAAGATGCCGGACCCGAAAACCCGATCCGCCTGAAAATGTCCGACAGCATCGCAGCGGGTTATGAAAGTGACCGAACGCTTAAGAGGGGAGAAGCGTTCCGCATCATGACCGGTGCACCGGTTCCCCGGGGAGCCGATTGCGTCATCATGCAGGAAGATACTGAAAAAGACGGCGACGACATCTTGTGTCTCGACAAAGCCGATATCGGAGAAAACATCCGCCGTGCCGGCGAAGATGTCAGAGTCGGTGAAACCGTCATCGAAAAAGGCACACAGCTGTTGCCTTCCCATATCGGGATGCTGGCGGTGGTCGGAAGATCCAGCATTGCCGTTGCACAAAAACCCACAGTTGCTGTGCTCTCTACCGGTGATGAAATTGTTGATTTGGATGGCGACGCTACCGGCCCGCGCATATACAACAGCAACGGTTATATGTTGTCGGCCCAGATAAAAGCCGCCGGGGCGGATCCCGTTTATCTTGGAATTGCGCAGGATACTGAAGAAGACTTGATGAAACATTTCGAATGGGCGCTCAAATGTGATGTGCTCGTTTCCTCCGGCGGTGTCTCGGTAGGTGATTACGATCTGGTCAAAGCCAGCCTGGACAAGCTGGGGAACGAAATGTCTTTCTGGAAAGTTGCCATGAAGCCTGGCAAGCCGCTGGCGTTTGGCCGTATCGGACCCCGTCCTGTATTCGGTCTGCCCGGCAACCCCGTTTCTTCATTCGTTTCGTTCGAACAGTTTGTAAGGCCTGCTCTCCGTAAAATGATGGGCGCCAGTCAACTCACCTTGAAACAGGTGCAGGCCCGTTTGACGGAAACTATTACCAAACGCACCAAACGACTTCACTTTATGAGTGCCCAACTGGAATCCGATAACGGCGAGTACAGCGTATCGCCCGCCAAAGAACAAGGCTCGGGTGTACTGAAGTCGGCCATGAACGCCAACGGGCTCCTGGTTTTCCCGCTGGAGCGGGAAGAAATCAAAAGCGGCGAAACCGTTAGCGTACAGATGCTTGAGGCTTGA
- the nirK gene encoding nitrite reductase, copper-containing, whose protein sequence is MRVRNNWKTGLIGILVAIGLTAGDALAGGGPLASAPNVPDPVGKRGPMKVIMNFEAKEFTGPIADGVEYDFWSFNGTVPGPMGRVRVGDTVEFHLANHKDNSQEHNIDIHAVNGPGGGAAVNTTKPGEEKIFTWKALAPGLFIYHCAAGSIVDHISNGMYGLILVEPEGGLPKVDREYYVFESEFFANIKDGKAKFSLENGLAEHPAYVVFNGRKGALMNDNVLTAKVGETVRIFFGNIGPNGISSLHIIGEIFDKVYVEGAIGGAVNRNVQTTVVPSAGSVIVEFKVDVPGDYTLVDHSIFRVAKGAIGILEVEGKENPKVFKAGK, encoded by the coding sequence ATGCGGGTCAGGAACAATTGGAAAACAGGTTTAATTGGAATTTTGGTTGCTATTGGATTGACGGCTGGTGATGCACTGGCGGGCGGGGGTCCTTTGGCATCGGCGCCGAACGTTCCAGACCCTGTGGGCAAGCGCGGCCCGATGAAAGTAATCATGAATTTTGAAGCGAAGGAATTTACCGGTCCTATTGCGGACGGTGTTGAATACGATTTCTGGAGTTTCAATGGCACCGTTCCTGGCCCTATGGGCCGTGTGCGTGTTGGTGATACGGTGGAGTTTCATCTGGCAAATCATAAAGACAATTCGCAGGAGCACAATATCGACATCCATGCCGTGAATGGCCCGGGTGGGGGTGCTGCGGTGAACACGACCAAGCCGGGCGAGGAAAAAATATTTACCTGGAAAGCCCTTGCACCGGGGTTATTTATTTACCATTGTGCGGCGGGTTCGATCGTGGATCACATTTCTAACGGTATGTATGGCCTGATCCTGGTGGAACCGGAGGGGGGGCTGCCCAAGGTGGACCGGGAATACTATGTGTTCGAAAGCGAATTTTTTGCGAATATCAAGGACGGGAAAGCCAAATTCAGCCTGGAGAACGGACTGGCTGAGCATCCTGCGTATGTGGTGTTCAATGGGCGCAAGGGCGCTTTGATGAATGACAATGTGCTCACAGCCAAAGTTGGCGAAACCGTACGTATCTTTTTTGGCAACATCGGGCCCAACGGGATTTCATCGCTTCATATCATCGGTGAAATTTTTGACAAGGTGTATGTCGAGGGTGCGATCGGCGGAGCGGTGAACCGCAACGTGCAAACCACGGTCGTGCCCTCGGCGGGTTCCGTCATCGTCGAGTTTAAAGTCGATGTACCGGGTGATTACACACTGGTCGATCACAGTATTTTCCGTGTGGCCAAGGGTGCGATCGGAATACTGGAAGTCGAAGGAAAAGAAAATCCGAAAGTGTTCAAGGCAGGGAAATAA
- a CDS encoding VCBS repeat-containing protein, whose protein sequence is MNRIRLPLLFITLLFLSCFPLPALGQDSAAGLDRMISQIESKFPSLEGYVVDVQGAQLILDLKLGQDLKPGDHLKVMRLGDEIIHPVTKKKLGRRETDLGRAEVVEVRKDYSIARMDNPGVPVKKGDAVRSFFRKISILVSPIRTPKGSKVDAAELGLEIESRLNEHPRFQVPTFDLRVWARENKVTFNQIPGPEHLLALQSEVDVDYLLMPSVTGAGKQAVMDYRLVSAVDGDVVAQSRLMTDAPIKSARTDQTRRKARRKAPRSGGVQADFGGDGDGPLEFATKQEFEFEIVDMDTGDVNGDGKTDYVFISPDRVRFYKFVDQKFKQVSVYRAPEKGSQFISVDVADINGNGRDEIFVTCNVGQRLQSFVLELVKGKKRFTLIEDEMNLYFRVIKPEKRKPMLLVQEPGHDRPFRPSIFEYSWKGDEYEEIRELELPHIPGRPLVTIYGFTLANITPTKALETIFLDSNYHLRVYSAKGRLLVKSDEYYGHDPRVIDVALKEQIPGIHNSDGDVQAVPYRGRLSASHKGKQRFLLIPHNHRFGGSLVDRMTVVNNSSLVVLGIDREGVHKVFETRKQSGYLAAHGIAPASNPSRKWVHSVHVASLGDLGLGKKISTIFTYSW, encoded by the coding sequence ATGAATCGAATCCGCCTTCCCCTTCTCTTCATAACTTTGCTTTTCCTTTCGTGTTTTCCCCTACCCGCCTTAGGTCAGGACAGTGCCGCCGGCCTGGATCGCATGATCAGTCAAATAGAATCCAAATTCCCTTCACTTGAAGGGTACGTGGTCGATGTGCAGGGAGCGCAACTGATTCTTGATTTGAAACTGGGGCAGGACCTGAAACCCGGCGACCATTTAAAAGTCATGCGGCTGGGCGATGAAATTATTCATCCGGTCACAAAGAAAAAACTGGGGCGACGTGAGACCGACCTTGGACGCGCCGAAGTCGTAGAAGTTCGCAAGGATTACTCTATAGCCCGAATGGATAATCCTGGTGTTCCCGTTAAAAAGGGAGACGCCGTAAGAAGTTTCTTCAGGAAAATTTCCATCCTCGTGTCTCCCATTCGAACCCCTAAAGGCAGCAAGGTGGATGCTGCAGAACTTGGGCTTGAAATCGAATCACGATTGAACGAACATCCTCGCTTTCAGGTTCCAACATTTGACCTGCGAGTGTGGGCACGGGAAAACAAAGTGACGTTCAACCAGATACCGGGGCCGGAACACCTGCTCGCTTTGCAGTCAGAAGTGGATGTCGATTACCTGTTGATGCCAAGCGTCACTGGGGCTGGCAAACAGGCTGTGATGGACTACCGGCTGGTGTCCGCTGTTGATGGGGATGTGGTTGCGCAATCACGCCTCATGACGGACGCGCCCATAAAATCAGCACGGACCGATCAGACCCGCCGCAAAGCACGCAGAAAGGCACCACGCTCCGGAGGCGTGCAGGCTGATTTTGGAGGTGATGGGGATGGACCGCTTGAGTTTGCAACCAAACAGGAGTTTGAATTTGAAATCGTCGACATGGATACCGGGGATGTAAACGGTGATGGCAAAACAGATTATGTTTTCATCAGCCCGGACCGCGTACGATTTTATAAATTTGTCGACCAGAAGTTCAAACAGGTCTCAGTTTATCGGGCACCAGAAAAAGGCTCGCAATTTATTTCCGTAGATGTGGCTGACATCAATGGAAATGGTAGAGATGAGATTTTCGTTACCTGCAATGTAGGTCAACGGCTGCAATCGTTTGTACTGGAATTGGTAAAAGGTAAGAAAAGGTTTACCCTTATAGAAGATGAAATGAACCTGTATTTTCGGGTTATAAAGCCCGAAAAAAGGAAACCGATGTTGCTCGTGCAGGAGCCCGGTCACGACCGTCCCTTCCGTCCGTCGATTTTTGAATACAGCTGGAAAGGAGACGAGTATGAGGAAATCCGTGAACTGGAACTTCCGCATATCCCAGGTCGACCTTTGGTTACCATCTATGGGTTCACCTTGGCTAACATCACTCCTACCAAGGCCTTAGAAACCATTTTCCTTGACAGTAATTATCACCTGCGCGTATACTCTGCTAAAGGCCGTCTTCTTGTTAAATCGGATGAGTATTACGGTCATGACCCACGTGTCATTGATGTTGCTCTGAAAGAACAGATTCCGGGGATACACAACTCGGATGGTGACGTACAGGCTGTGCCTTACAGGGGGCGGCTTTCCGCGTCGCATAAGGGCAAGCAACGGTTCCTGTTAATCCCGCACAATCACAGGTTCGGGGGCAGTCTTGTCGACAGGATGACCGTGGTGAACAACAGCAGTCTGGTGGTCCTGGGGATTGACCGGGAGGGGGTCCACAAGGTTTTCGAAACTCGAAAACAAAGTGGCTATCTGGCCGCCCATGGGATCGCGCCTGCTTCTAACCCATCCAGAAAATGGGTTCACTCAGTCCATGTTGCCAGTCTGGGGGATCTTGGATTGGGGAAAAAAATCAGCACGATATTCACTTATAGTTGGTAA
- the mobB gene encoding molybdopterin-guanine dinucleotide biosynthesis protein B has protein sequence MDRYWERFKTPFLCFAGFSGVGKTTLVEHMIRRFKEDRIRVGYYKHDAHRFRMDKEGKDTWRCQKAGAGIATINDPEHFAVIADNPFKKRTITHALEQCDCILIEGYKKSPFNKIVFLDAKGNLPIEADDPHIRAIIHQGVINDELVKNLTVPLFNRDEIEPIYQFVKQHFFNCASPLYSAVFIGGQSKRMGRPKFSLDYDGIAEPKRLAEHLGKIADKVFLSARPEQDLAPLGNIPNTGRINDEHYGLGPVGGLATLMGTHPDAAWLVAACDMPFLDAASLEYIVSQRDPLRYGTCFTKKGGLGVETMCAIYEPKFIVPLFEAMSRRELSLSRIINELPFKLVKVPEENRTSFLNINTPEEYEMAREKRQQKV, from the coding sequence ATGGACAGATACTGGGAACGATTTAAAACGCCATTCCTTTGTTTTGCCGGCTTTTCCGGAGTTGGGAAGACCACTCTCGTTGAGCATATGATCCGCCGCTTCAAGGAAGACCGGATTCGTGTCGGTTACTACAAGCACGACGCCCATCGCTTCCGGATGGACAAAGAGGGCAAGGACACCTGGCGCTGCCAGAAGGCAGGAGCCGGCATTGCCACCATCAATGATCCCGAGCATTTCGCTGTGATCGCTGATAATCCCTTCAAGAAGAGGACCATCACCCACGCCCTGGAACAATGCGACTGTATTCTGATTGAGGGCTATAAAAAGTCTCCTTTTAATAAAATCGTTTTTCTGGATGCCAAAGGGAATTTGCCCATTGAAGCTGATGATCCACATATCCGGGCCATCATCCACCAGGGTGTAATCAACGATGAACTGGTAAAAAACCTGACCGTTCCGCTGTTTAACCGCGACGAAATCGAACCCATTTACCAGTTTGTGAAGCAGCACTTCTTCAACTGTGCCAGCCCCCTTTACAGCGCGGTGTTTATTGGCGGGCAGAGCAAGCGCATGGGCCGGCCCAAATTTTCACTGGATTACGATGGCATTGCAGAACCCAAAAGACTGGCCGAGCACCTTGGTAAAATTGCAGACAAAGTGTTCCTCTCGGCCCGACCCGAGCAGGACCTGGCCCCGCTTGGAAACATCCCCAATACGGGGCGGATCAATGACGAGCACTACGGCCTGGGGCCTGTCGGTGGCCTTGCAACCCTGATGGGAACCCATCCGGATGCAGCGTGGCTGGTCGCAGCGTGCGATATGCCATTCCTCGATGCTGCCTCTCTCGAATATATTGTCAGCCAACGCGATCCTTTGCGTTACGGCACCTGTTTTACAAAAAAAGGAGGACTGGGGGTCGAAACCATGTGCGCCATCTACGAACCCAAATTCATCGTGCCTCTTTTCGAAGCCATGAGTCGGCGTGAACTGTCTCTGTCCCGCATCATCAACGAACTGCCTTTCAAACTGGTCAAGGTTCCCGAAGAAAACCGCACCAGCTTCCTTAATATCAACACGCCTGAAGAATATGAAATGGCACGGGAAAAACGGCAGCAAAAAGTGTAA